From Plasmodium yoelii strain 17X genome assembly, chromosome: 11, a single genomic window includes:
- a CDS encoding ras-related protein Rab-1B, putative, whose product MNDSYDSLFKILLIGDSGVGKSCLLLRFADDTYTDSYISTIGVDFKIKTIEIDDKIIKLQIWDTAGQERFRTITSSYYRGAQGIIIVYDVTDRDSFNNVKNWIIEIEKYASEDVQKILIGNKIDLKNDRSVSYEEGKELAESCNIQFLETSAKISHNVEQAFKTMAYEIKNKSQLENQQKGRANINLNAKPIKDNKKKCC is encoded by the exons ATGAATGATAGCTA tGATAgcttatttaaaattttattaattgggGATAGTGGTGTTGGGAAATCTTGTTTACTCCTTCGTTTTGCT GATGATACATATACAGATAGCTACATTAGCACAATAGGAGTTGACttcaaaattaaaacaatagAAATTgatgataaaattataaaacttCAAATA TGGGATACAGCGGGACAGGAAAGGTTTAGAACAATAACATCCTCATATTATAGGGGAGCACAAg gtataataatagtatacGATGTAACCGATAGAGATAGCTTTAATAATGTCAAAAATTGGATCATCGAAATAGAAAA ATATGCATCGGAAGATGttcaaaaaattttaataggAAACAAaattgatttaaaaaacGACAGAAGTGTAAGCTATGAAGAAGGAAAAGAGCTAGCTGAAAGTTGTAATATTCAATTTTTAGAAACATCAGCAAAAATATCTCATAATGTTGAACAAGCATTTAAAACAATGgcatatgaaataaaaaataagtcACAACTCGAAAATCAACAAAAAGGAAGAGCTAACATAAACTTAAATGCAAAACCAATTaaggataataaaaaaaaatgttgttaa
- a CDS encoding AKAP-like protein, putative has translation MNVKKLFYKYLSFHSFLINKNNYNNTKLNNLFKGKNIMSHIKPNYFICIPLNDNKIIINELLNIQKFVVSKFDLLNECIIEKEKFHISLLILYVKNKTQIDLSKEAFNEAINEIKKINKKNLYFKSLDTFHNDVLYLSLNEESNDYIILLANIFRKCFEKRNIKIVYNSRKHVNNHKNEPNNKNEPNNKNEPNNKNEPNNKNEPNNKKEQNEQNKITPHLTLMKNSHLSRIYMNRKPKIFPDYYSNFDLTKLLTEHITPNKIQLLEMDIDPKTSYYKIISEFSFS, from the coding sequence ATGAATGTAAAAAAGCTGTTTTATAAATATCTCAGTTTCCACagttttttaattaataaaaataattataataacaccaagttaaataatttatttaaaggCAAGAATATAATGAGTCATATAAAACCAaactattttatatgtatccCTCTAAAtgataacaaaataataataaatgaattgttgaatatacaaaaatttgTTGTTTCAAAATTTGATTTATTAAATGAatgtataatagaaaaagaaaaattccATATTTCGTTACTAATCttatatgttaaaaataaGACACAAATAGATTTATCAAAAGAAGCCTTTAACGAAGCtataaatgaaattaaaaaaattaataaaaaaaatttatatttcaaaaGTTTGGATACATTTCACAAtgatgttttatatttaagcTTAAATGAAGAAAGCAATGATTACATCATTTTGTTAgcaaatatttttagaaaatgTTTTGAAAAAAGGAACATAAAAATAGTCTATAATAGTAGAAAACATGTGAATAACCATAAAAATGAgccaaataataaaaatgagccaaataataaaaatgagccaaataataaaaatgagccaaataataaaaatgagccaaataataaaaaagaacaaaatgaacaaaataaaataactcCTCATTTAACTTTAATGAAAAATTCCCATTTAAGTAGAATTTACATGAACAGAAAGCCAAAAATATTTCCAGATTATTACTCGAATTTTGACTTAACAAAATTATTGACTGAACATATAACCCCGAATAAAATACAACTTCTCGAAATGGATATTGACCCAAAAACAtcttattataaaataatatctgaattttcattttcttag